One Alphaproteobacteria bacterium LSUCC0396 genomic region harbors:
- a CDS encoding helix-turn-helix transcriptional regulator, protein MPFLDLSASAGGGAEVDIASETTSDPNNQWIFPRHWLARLGGRQPSSLRMISISGDSMVPLLEHDDTVMLDCSQTRPSPPGIFILDDGVGLVAKRLEIIPNTNPQMLRIASQNSAYSSYQRRIDEVHIIGRVVWFARRL, encoded by the coding sequence GTGCCATTTCTTGACCTGTCGGCCAGTGCTGGCGGCGGTGCAGAAGTTGACATTGCCAGTGAAACAACATCCGATCCGAACAATCAATGGATCTTTCCGCGTCACTGGCTTGCTAGGCTTGGAGGCAGACAGCCATCAAGTTTGCGGATGATTTCGATAAGTGGTGACTCGATGGTGCCCCTTCTTGAACATGATGACACGGTAATGCTTGATTGCAGCCAGACCCGCCCCTCACCGCCGGGCATTTTCATTCTTGATGACGGCGTTGGCCTTGTTGCCAAGCGCCTTGAGATCATCCCCAACACCAATCCGCAGATGCTTCGCATCGCCTCGCAAAACTCTGCTTATAGCAGCTATCAACGACGGATTGATGAGGTACATATCATCGGGCGTGTGGTATGGTTTGCGCGCCGTCTCTAA
- a CDS encoding class I SAM-dependent RNA methyltransferase, with protein sequence MARHTHRKSGKKRSIKSNQMAGRLPRNAAPIEVTISHIGARGDGIGKALYTHNYNALEYDVFVPASLPGERLLVQPLSLTAQGIKARIIELQSPSPQRHAPRCNAFPACGGCRFQHWDEAEIGRWKTALVGKFLDRAYVSAGSIRPLYSSPAKSRRRASFHLKCLADGAVVGFREHMGQHIVSPDQCAILHPSLLELQSALQKFASAHLPAGFAADAHANLLDCRTGSTDDNNICLYLEPISGAQPWNPDMLASLGDWAVTLNLARLSVADHGSPMTLYAPEVPMVQFGETAVSPPPGAFLQATRDGEAVLQSAIAEIAGTSRQIVDLFAGCGTLSLPLLGQLSHLLAVEQYDDALAALKAGVDAAGIGGRVKIASRNLFDAPLIPDELSGFDLAILDPPRSGAAAQCQMLAQSDIQTIAMVSCNPASFARDAAILNEGGFELDWLQIIDQFLFSNHLELVGAFRRKP encoded by the coding sequence ATGGCACGCCATACCCACAGAAAATCTGGCAAAAAACGGTCGATCAAATCCAATCAGATGGCTGGTCGATTGCCGCGAAATGCAGCACCGATTGAGGTGACAATCAGCCATATTGGGGCGCGCGGCGATGGTATCGGCAAGGCGCTTTACACGCATAATTACAACGCTTTGGAATATGATGTGTTTGTTCCGGCCAGCCTTCCGGGCGAACGGTTACTGGTACAGCCACTATCCTTGACCGCACAGGGTATCAAGGCGCGCATCATAGAGCTGCAATCCCCGTCGCCACAACGCCATGCACCGCGCTGCAATGCGTTTCCGGCCTGTGGTGGATGCCGTTTTCAGCATTGGGATGAAGCTGAAATTGGCAGGTGGAAAACCGCACTTGTCGGCAAGTTCCTCGACCGCGCCTACGTCAGTGCGGGCAGCATCAGACCGTTATATAGCTCGCCAGCAAAAAGCCGTCGCCGTGCCAGCTTTCACCTCAAATGCCTTGCCGATGGGGCGGTTGTGGGGTTTCGCGAGCATATGGGCCAGCATATTGTCAGCCCCGATCAATGCGCCATTCTGCATCCCAGTCTATTGGAATTGCAATCTGCCCTGCAGAAATTTGCCAGCGCCCATTTGCCAGCTGGCTTTGCCGCCGATGCGCACGCCAATCTCCTTGATTGCCGCACGGGCAGCACGGATGACAATAATATATGCCTCTATCTTGAGCCAATTTCGGGCGCGCAGCCATGGAACCCGGATATGCTTGCCAGCCTCGGCGATTGGGCTGTCACGCTTAATCTGGCGCGTCTGTCGGTGGCCGATCATGGCAGCCCCATGACGCTATACGCGCCCGAGGTGCCGATGGTTCAATTTGGTGAAACGGCAGTTTCACCGCCGCCTGGCGCCTTTTTGCAGGCAACCCGTGATGGCGAGGCTGTCTTGCAAAGTGCGATCGCCGAGATTGCTGGCACCTCGCGGCAGATTGTTGATCTGTTCGCCGGATGCGGCACGCTTAGTTTGCCACTTTTAGGTCAGCTATCACATCTTTTGGCTGTCGAACAATATGACGATGCCCTTGCCGCATTAAAGGCCGGTGTCGATGCAGCCGGTATTGGCGGGCGGGTTAAAATTGCCAGCCGCAATCTGTTTGATGCACCATTAATTCCGGATGAATTAAGCGGATTTGATCTGGCGATACTCGATCCACCACGCAGCGGCGCAGCCGCACAATGCCAGATGCTGGCACAATCTGATATCCAGACCATCGCAATGGTATCGTGTAATCCGGCAAGTTTTGCGCGTGATGCTGCCATTCTGAACGAAGGCGGGTTCGAGTTGGACTGGCTTCAGATCATTGATCAATTCCTGTTCAGTAATCATCTCGAGCTTGTCGGCGCCTTCCGCCGTAAACCCTAG
- a CDS encoding ribbon-helix-helix domain-containing protein, which yields MMIKRSMTIHGHRTSVSLERSFWEMLDEMALHQGRSLASLVQAVDRKREGSLSSALRLYVLAELKKETAADKTDTKPLDH from the coding sequence ATGATGATAAAGCGATCCATGACCATTCACGGCCACCGAACAAGTGTGTCTCTTGAGCGCTCGTTCTGGGAGATGCTTGACGAGATGGCGCTGCATCAGGGCCGGTCACTTGCCAGTTTGGTACAAGCGGTTGACCGCAAACGCGAAGGCAGCCTGTCCTCTGCACTCCGGCTATATGTTTTGGCCGAATTGAAAAAAGAAACCGCCGCAGATAAGACAGATACAAAGCCGCTGGATCACTAA
- a CDS encoding type 1 glutamine amidotransferase: protein MHIAILLAGHTNKAMPARFQDYNDMFSALFTSLPQGKTFHFTTLAVVDDVFPQDINDYDGFLVSGSAYGVYDDAPFIPKLMTLIHQIHAAGKPLVGVCFGHQIIAHSLGGHAQKWDHGWGIGVKEMTMLDHPDWIDNKAETINLIHVHQDQVTRLPDGARPIASAAHCANAAFAISDNVFAVQGHPEFDVDYTDALADLLTPKAGADCIQAARQSLTTPHDGKMVAGWILAFFAKHAA from the coding sequence ATGCATATCGCAATTCTTTTGGCGGGTCATACCAACAAAGCCATGCCAGCACGCTTTCAAGATTACAATGATATGTTCAGCGCGCTCTTCACCAGCCTGCCGCAGGGCAAGACATTTCACTTTACCACGCTGGCGGTGGTTGATGATGTGTTTCCGCAAGATATCAATGATTATGACGGTTTTCTGGTGTCGGGTTCGGCCTATGGCGTTTATGATGACGCGCCGTTCATTCCAAAATTAATGACCCTTATTCACCAGATTCACGCTGCCGGCAAGCCGCTTGTCGGGGTCTGTTTTGGCCATCAGATCATCGCCCATTCGCTGGGCGGTCATGCCCAGAAATGGGATCATGGCTGGGGCATAGGCGTAAAAGAAATGACCATGCTTGACCATCCGGACTGGATTGATAACAAGGCCGAGACGATTAACCTCATTCATGTTCATCAAGATCAGGTGACCCGCCTTCCAGATGGTGCGCGGCCAATCGCCAGCGCCGCACATTGTGCCAACGCTGCCTTTGCCATCAGCGATAACGTATTTGCTGTTCAAGGGCATCCGGAATTTGACGTTGATTATACTGATGCGCTTGCAGATTTGCTGACACCAAAGGCAGGTGCTGACTGCATTCAAGCGGCGCGTCAATCCTTGACCACCCCACATGACGGCAAAATGGTGGCCGGCTGGATTCTGGCCTTTTTTGCCAAACACGCTGCATAA
- a CDS encoding hydantoinase/oxoprolinase N-terminal domain-containing protein: protein MSLVIGLDTGGTYTDAALLDVDRGVVLATGKALTTRDDLSVGLGGAIAKVLAAYDGAPADIGMVSLSTTLATNAVVEGVGGRVGLFLIGFDEMALERADLARALGQDPVHFITGGHRPDGGIQEPLDIAALEAAAQRLKSEVSAFAVAGHFATRNPLHETEARDMLRDITGLPITCSHELSSSLGGPRRALTAVLNARLINLLERLIAATQSIMDAAGLACPLMVVKGDGSLLQADFARSRPVETVLSGPAASLSGAAFLAGAKTALIADIGGTTTDIAFLHNGTPRLKQDGAFVGGWQTMVEAAEIRTCGLGGDSEVTPILRGRTGGLTLGPRRATPLSLLAMRWPQIKTHLASQLDLAVPMATDARFVFPIMPDGVPKWLTRSEIRLAEKAIAAGPSPVAELAATQLALGAVDRLISRGLLGLSSFTPTDAAHVTSAFTEFDSEAAMLGAKLMARQRNGAGVAIAASPMTLAEMTLGELHRRSILALMDAALAHEGGGEAAISNNAILAQSFRAAPENSNPPAQPLVSVKVSLNSDLIALGASAATHYPPIAAAMGVQLSVPDHADVAGAVGAAAGSVRQRVMISITQPAESKFRVHLPDGPLDKSSLDDALATARIAAKQLAEARAQNAGATKIDLHLDEDIKLVPLSSNKDLFIEALIYATAEGRAA, encoded by the coding sequence ATGTCACTTGTAATCGGCCTTGATACTGGCGGCACCTATACTGATGCAGCTCTTCTTGATGTTGATCGGGGCGTTGTTCTGGCAACTGGCAAGGCCCTAACAACCCGCGATGATTTGTCGGTTGGGCTTGGTGGTGCCATTGCCAAGGTACTGGCTGCCTATGACGGGGCACCGGCTGATATTGGCATGGTCTCGCTGTCAACAACGCTTGCCACTAACGCCGTTGTCGAGGGTGTTGGTGGCCGCGTTGGCCTGTTCTTGATCGGTTTTGACGAGATGGCACTTGAACGCGCCGATCTAGCCCGTGCCCTAGGCCAAGATCCGGTGCATTTCATTACCGGCGGTCACCGGCCCGATGGTGGTATTCAGGAACCGCTTGACATCGCCGCGCTAGAAGCCGCAGCACAGCGCCTGAAATCAGAAGTATCCGCCTTTGCTGTTGCCGGTCATTTTGCCACGCGCAACCCGCTTCACGAGACCGAAGCCCGCGATATGCTGCGCGACATTACCGGCCTACCGATTACCTGCAGTCATGAATTATCTTCATCACTGGGTGGCCCAAGACGGGCGCTTACCGCCGTGTTAAATGCTCGTCTGATTAATTTGCTGGAACGGTTAATTGCCGCCACCCAGTCGATCATGGATGCGGCGGGGTTGGCTTGCCCGCTAATGGTGGTAAAGGGTGATGGATCGCTGCTCCAAGCCGATTTTGCCCGATCACGTCCGGTTGAAACAGTGCTATCGGGGCCAGCGGCCAGCCTATCTGGCGCCGCGTTTTTGGCCGGTGCTAAAACCGCGTTGATTGCCGATATCGGCGGCACCACGACCGATATTGCTTTTTTGCATAATGGCACACCGCGCCTCAAGCAAGACGGGGCATTTGTTGGCGGCTGGCAGACTATGGTCGAGGCGGCCGAGATCCGCACCTGTGGGCTTGGCGGCGATAGCGAGGTAACGCCGATCTTGCGCGGGCGCACTGGCGGGCTAACACTTGGCCCGCGGCGGGCAACGCCGCTGTCATTATTGGCAATGCGCTGGCCTCAGATAAAGACCCATCTTGCCAGCCAGCTTGATCTGGCTGTACCCATGGCAACTGATGCGCGCTTTGTGTTCCCGATCATGCCTGATGGGGTGCCAAAATGGCTTACCCGATCTGAGATCCGGCTGGCCGAAAAGGCTATTGCTGCCGGCCCATCGCCGGTTGCCGAACTGGCCGCGACCCAATTGGCGCTTGGTGCCGTTGACCGGTTGATCAGCCGCGGCCTTCTTGGCCTGTCCAGCTTTACCCCGACCGATGCCGCCCATGTTACCAGCGCCTTTACTGAATTTGATAGCGAGGCGGCAATGCTTGGCGCAAAATTAATGGCGCGTCAACGAAATGGTGCTGGTGTTGCGATTGCAGCATCACCAATGACGCTGGCGGAAATGACGCTTGGCGAATTGCATCGGCGTTCGATATTGGCGCTTATGGATGCAGCTTTGGCGCATGAAGGCGGCGGCGAAGCGGCGATATCGAATAACGCTATTCTGGCGCAATCTTTTCGTGCGGCACCGGAAAACAGCAATCCGCCTGCGCAGCCGCTGGTGTCGGTAAAAGTGTCATTGAACAGCGATCTTATCGCGCTTGGCGCATCGGCTGCAACGCATTACCCGCCAATCGCCGCCGCGATGGGGGTTCAGTTAAGCGTGCCTGATCATGCCGATGTTGCCGGGGCGGTTGGTGCGGCCGCCGGATCGGTTCGCCAGCGTGTGATGATTTCGATCACCCAGCCGGCCGAATCCAAATTTCGCGTTCACCTTCCCGATGGCCCGCTGGATAAATCCAGCCTTGATGACGCGCTTGCGACGGCGCGCATTGCTGCCAAACAGCTCGCCGAGGCGCGCGCCCAAAATGCAGGCGCGACCAAGATTGACCTGCATTTGGACGAAGATATCAAGCTGGTGCCACTATCATCGAACAAGGATCTGTTTATCGAGGCCCTGATCTATGCCACCGCCGAGGGCCGCGCCGCCTAG